A DNA window from Chelativorans sp. AA-79 contains the following coding sequences:
- the argH gene encoding argininosuccinate lyase produces MNETKTSNRMWGGRFASGPDAIMEAINASIGFDRKLYAQDIRGSLAHAAMLAETGIISAEDERKIAHGLNTILSEIEAGKFEFSTRLEDIHMNVEARLAELVGAAAGRLHTARSRNDQVAVDFRLWVKEELQRIDAALGRLIEAFLDRAEEHAATVMPGFTHLQTAQPVTFGHHLMAYVEMFGRDRSRVRDAIERLDECPLGAAALAGTSFAIDRHMTAKALGFREPTRNSIDTVSDRDFALEFLSVAAICGTHLSRLAEEIIIWSTPQFGFIRLSDAFSTGSSIMPQKKNPDAAELIRAKTGRVNGHLIGLLTVMKGLPLAYSKDMQEDKEAVFDAAETLDLMLAAMTGMVGDIEVSAAAMKKAAGSGFSTATDLADWLVREADLPFREAHHVTGRAVALAEERKCGLEKLPLSDLQAIHPAITDGVYSVLSVSNSVRSRTSYGGTAPAEVRRQIRAWRKRLKRDARPGENR; encoded by the coding sequence ATGAACGAGACCAAGACCAGCAACCGCATGTGGGGCGGACGTTTTGCCTCAGGGCCCGACGCCATCATGGAGGCGATCAACGCCTCGATCGGCTTCGACCGGAAGCTCTACGCACAGGACATCCGCGGCAGTCTCGCGCATGCGGCGATGCTGGCCGAAACTGGCATAATTTCGGCCGAGGACGAACGGAAGATCGCTCACGGGCTGAACACGATCCTGTCAGAAATAGAAGCCGGCAAGTTCGAGTTCTCGACGAGGCTGGAAGACATTCACATGAATGTCGAGGCCAGGCTCGCCGAACTGGTCGGCGCCGCCGCGGGCCGGCTACACACGGCGCGCTCGCGCAACGACCAGGTGGCCGTCGATTTTCGCCTGTGGGTGAAGGAGGAACTGCAGCGCATCGATGCCGCACTCGGCCGGCTGATCGAAGCCTTCCTCGACAGGGCCGAAGAGCATGCGGCGACCGTGATGCCAGGCTTCACGCATCTGCAGACGGCGCAGCCTGTCACCTTCGGCCATCACTTGATGGCCTATGTGGAGATGTTCGGCCGCGACCGCTCAAGAGTGCGCGACGCGATCGAGCGACTTGACGAATGTCCCCTGGGGGCAGCCGCCCTTGCCGGCACGAGCTTCGCGATAGACCGGCACATGACGGCGAAGGCGCTGGGCTTCCGCGAGCCCACACGCAACTCCATCGACACGGTGTCCGACCGTGATTTCGCGCTGGAGTTCCTGTCCGTGGCTGCCATCTGCGGCACGCATCTTTCACGGCTGGCGGAGGAGATCATCATCTGGTCTACGCCGCAATTCGGCTTCATCCGCCTGTCGGACGCCTTCTCCACCGGCTCTTCCATCATGCCGCAGAAGAAGAACCCGGATGCGGCGGAGCTGATCCGCGCCAAGACGGGCCGGGTCAACGGTCACCTGATCGGGCTTTTGACCGTGATGAAAGGCCTGCCGCTCGCCTATTCGAAGGACATGCAGGAGGACAAGGAGGCGGTCTTCGACGCCGCCGAGACGCTGGACCTGATGCTCGCGGCCATGACCGGCATGGTGGGCGACATCGAGGTGAGCGCAGCGGCGATGAAGAAAGCCGCCGGCAGCGGCTTTTCCACCGCGACGGATCTGGCCGACTGGCTGGTGCGCGAGGCGGACCTGCCTTTCCGCGAGGCACACCATGTGACGGGCCGCGCCGTGGCGCTCGCCGAGGAAAGGAAATGCGGCCTCGAAAAGCTCCCGCTTTCCGACCTCCAGGCGATCCACCCGGCCATTACCGACGGCGTCTATTCCGTCCTGTCGGTTTCGAATTCGGTAAGGAGCCGCACTTCCTATGGAGGAACGGCTCCGGCGGAGGTCCGTCGGCAGATCCGCGCCTGGCGAAAGCGATTGAAACGGGATGCAAGACCCGGCGAAAACCGCTAG
- a CDS encoding OpgC domain-containing protein yields MTTTIPPQGIGRDHRLDVFRGLALVMIFVNHVPGNVFENLTSRNFGFSDAAEAFVLMSGIAVGLAYARLFRAGEFLSGCMRVWRRAGTLYVTHIVTTAFAIAILAAGVVVLDTIDVLPRVNFTALLEQPLKAMIGIPLLTHQLGYLNILPLYSTLLLVSPLYILIGLWSRMGLIAVAIVVWVLAGTFRINLPNYPLPGGWFFNPVSWQLIYAIGIACGLAMIHKRKLIGYHGWLFSACLAYLAFSLLWVQMQKGNLPLEPYLPFFVGGFDKTFLALPRLLHVLALAYVLTNLAAVSRFLARPAFRPVELIGQYGLAVFAVGTVLSIALQVYRARFETSAIEDGALLAGGLLIQYGVARLFAATSEKKRGKAQESGARKPSLAGNPAAGQASRP; encoded by the coding sequence ATGACCACCACGATACCGCCCCAGGGCATCGGCCGCGACCACAGGCTCGATGTCTTCCGCGGGCTCGCCTTGGTGATGATCTTCGTCAACCATGTTCCAGGCAACGTGTTCGAGAATCTCACGTCACGGAATTTCGGCTTCTCCGACGCAGCGGAGGCATTCGTCCTCATGTCCGGCATAGCGGTGGGGCTCGCCTATGCGCGTCTCTTCCGGGCCGGGGAATTCCTCAGCGGATGCATGCGGGTGTGGCGAAGGGCCGGGACGCTCTATGTCACCCATATCGTCACGACCGCGTTCGCCATCGCGATTCTCGCGGCTGGCGTCGTGGTTCTGGACACGATCGACGTGCTGCCGCGCGTGAACTTCACCGCATTGCTGGAGCAGCCCCTCAAGGCGATGATCGGCATCCCGCTGCTTACCCACCAGCTCGGCTATCTCAACATTCTCCCGCTCTATTCGACGCTGCTCCTGGTCTCACCTCTCTACATCCTGATCGGGCTGTGGAGCCGCATGGGGCTGATCGCCGTCGCCATTGTGGTGTGGGTGCTGGCGGGCACGTTCCGCATCAACCTGCCCAATTACCCGCTGCCGGGCGGATGGTTCTTCAATCCGGTGAGTTGGCAACTCATCTATGCGATCGGCATAGCCTGCGGCCTGGCGATGATCCACAAGCGCAAGCTTATAGGCTACCATGGCTGGCTGTTCTCCGCCTGTCTCGCCTATCTGGCGTTCTCGCTGCTTTGGGTGCAGATGCAGAAAGGGAACCTGCCTCTCGAGCCGTATCTGCCCTTCTTCGTCGGCGGATTCGACAAGACGTTCCTGGCCCTGCCGCGCCTCCTGCACGTGCTTGCGCTTGCCTATGTGCTGACCAATCTGGCTGCGGTCTCACGGTTTCTGGCCCGGCCCGCTTTCCGCCCCGTTGAACTCATCGGCCAGTATGGCCTCGCCGTTTTCGCTGTCGGTACGGTGCTGTCGATCGCTCTGCAGGTCTATCGGGCGCGCTTCGAGACCAGCGCCATCGAGGACGGCGCGCTTCTCGCAGGCGGTCTCCTGATCCAGTATGGCGTCGCCCGCTTGTTTGCCGCAACATCGGAGAAGAAGCGTGGCAAGGCGCAGGAAAGCGGCGCGCGCAAGCCGTCGCTCGCCGGCAACCCAGCCGCTGGGCAGGCATCGCGTCCGTAG
- a CDS encoding MliC family protein, which produces MRRLLLVAAGLVALTHRAEATEITIELPGEVAVERVKVSYDCGGNSMSVDYVNAGPVSLAVFEHEGEPVIAAAGLSASGVRYVGGRLVWWTKGPEASLYDATKGENAAPIAECREQS; this is translated from the coding sequence ATGAGACGTTTGTTGCTTGTTGCCGCAGGCCTCGTCGCCTTGACCCACCGCGCCGAGGCCACGGAAATCACGATAGAGCTGCCGGGAGAGGTCGCGGTCGAGCGGGTGAAGGTCAGCTACGACTGCGGCGGGAACAGCATGTCGGTCGACTATGTAAACGCAGGGCCCGTATCGCTGGCGGTTTTCGAGCACGAGGGCGAGCCCGTCATCGCTGCTGCGGGGCTGTCTGCGTCGGGCGTGCGTTATGTCGGCGGGCGGCTGGTGTGGTGGACCAAGGGGCCGGAGGCATCGCTTTATGACGCAACCAAGGGCGAAAATGCAGCGCCCATCGCCGAGTGCAGGGAACAATCCTAG
- a CDS encoding IS630 family transposase (programmed frameshift), whose translation MTRPLSNDLRERVVGAVEAGESCRSVAARFGVAVSSAVKWSQRYRASGSVAPGKMGGHRKRVLEPHRAFIAERISQTPHLSLHKLKEELAARGVKVSHDTVWRFLRREGLRFKKTLFALEQARADIARRRQRWRSWQSGLDPTRLVFIDETWIKTNMAPLRGWGPRGKRLRGFAPHGHWRTLTFLGALRHDRLTAPCVFDGPINGQCFRAYVEQQLVPVLEPGDIVVMDNLGSHKSAAVRQMIKAAGARLWYLPPYSPDLNPIEQAFAKIKHWMRAAQKVNHEETWRHIGGLVSSIQPSECSNYFVNAGYASAKT comes from the exons ATGACGCGACCTCTTTCGAATGATCTGCGTGAACGTGTTGTTGGGGCGGTCGAGGCCGGCGAGAGCTGCCGGTCGGTGGCGGCTCGTTTCGGCGTTGCCGTCTCGTCGGCGGTGAAGTGGTCTCAGCGCTACCGTGCGAGCGGGTCTGTGGCGCCGGGCAAGATGGGCGGGCACCGCAAGCGCGTGCTGGAGCCGCACCGTGCCTTCATCGCCGAGCGGATCAGCCAGACGCCGCATCTGTCGCTGCACAAGCTGAAGGAAGAGCTGGCGGCGCGCGGCGTGAAGGTGTCGCACGATACGGTGTGGCGGTTCCTGCGCCGCGAGGGGCTTCGGTTCA AAAAAACGCTGTTCGCCCTTGAGCAGGCTCGTGCCGACATCGCCCGCCGGCGGCAACGCTGGCGTTCTTGGCAGTCCGGTCTCGATCCGACACGGCTGGTGTTCATCGACGAGACCTGGATCAAGACCAACATGGCGCCGCTGCGGGGCTGGGGACCACGCGGCAAGCGCCTGCGCGGCTTTGCCCCGCACGGCCACTGGCGCACGCTGACCTTCCTCGGCGCTTTGCGCCATGACCGGCTGACGGCGCCTTGCGTCTTCGATGGACCGATCAACGGCCAGTGCTTCCGCGCCTATGTCGAGCAGCAGCTCGTGCCGGTGCTTGAACCGGGCGACATCGTCGTCATGGACAATCTCGGCTCGCACAAGTCGGCCGCCGTCCGGCAGATGATCAAAGCCGCCGGTGCCAGGCTCTGGTACCTGCCGCCTTATTCCCCAGACCTTAACCCCATCGAGCAGGCTTTCGCCAAGATCAAGCACTGGATGCGCGCGGCCCAAAAAGTGAACCATGAGGAGACATGGCGTCATATCGGCGGCCTCGTCTCCTCAATCCAGCCCAGTGAATGCAGCAACTACTTCGTCAATGCAGGATACGCTTCCGCCAAAACCTGA
- the mdoH gene encoding glucans biosynthesis glucosyltransferase MdoH: protein MVTLRRTTSLFFALAMALVASYLAIGFFNVDGLQWLDLARVALLALTTAWLAWGAVLALNGLFSLRRGRVARARGPISARTAVIVPVYNEDPVKSFSHVAAMAGSLGRTSFAARFDFAILSDTNDPRIAAKEEFWLARLKDEVGASCNIYYRRRVSNPGKKAGNVADFIKTSGALYDYLIILDADSLMEGATMVEMVRRMEADPELGLLQTLPKVIRARSFFGRAIQFSASYYSPIFALGVALLQGAEGPFWGHNAITRTRAFAQSCGLPELPGKPPFGGHVLSHDYVEAALLARNGWKVRLDPDLRGSYEEGPDNVVDYAKRDRRWCQGNLQHSRIVPAPGLKGWNRFVFVQGIMAYVSAPLWALFLAASIAAPAMQVIPDYFPVPGLPVFPRVETANALALLTGVVGLLLGPKLLILVDGMMTGRNRRFGGTLRAFLGVVTEIVCTSVLAPVMMLFQTRAVIEILAGADAGWPAANREAGRVSLTEAWAASWWIVVVGLITIGTAYRLAPEYLPFVLLVAAPQVMAPLIISVTSCASGALLRSPLGLFGTIDEISPSPVMREQQSVLSRWRADPVKIPASASGAIEGSESRKSAEIGTGR from the coding sequence ATGGTGACGCTGCGGCGCACAACTTCCCTCTTCTTTGCGTTGGCGATGGCCCTGGTGGCGAGCTACCTCGCCATCGGCTTCTTCAACGTGGACGGCCTGCAATGGCTCGACCTGGCGCGTGTGGCGCTGCTCGCGCTCACCACGGCCTGGCTCGCCTGGGGCGCGGTGCTCGCCCTCAACGGGCTCTTTTCCCTGCGCCGCGGCCGGGTTGCGCGGGCGCGCGGCCCGATCTCGGCCAGGACGGCGGTGATCGTCCCCGTCTACAACGAAGACCCCGTAAAATCCTTCTCCCATGTGGCCGCGATGGCGGGGAGCCTGGGCCGGACCTCCTTCGCCGCGCGGTTCGATTTCGCCATCCTCTCGGACACGAATGATCCGCGCATCGCGGCGAAGGAGGAGTTCTGGCTGGCGCGGCTCAAGGACGAGGTGGGCGCGTCCTGCAACATCTATTACCGGCGCCGCGTTTCCAATCCGGGCAAGAAGGCCGGCAATGTCGCCGATTTCATCAAGACGTCGGGCGCGCTGTACGACTATCTCATCATTCTCGACGCCGACAGCCTGATGGAAGGCGCGACGATGGTGGAGATGGTGCGGCGCATGGAGGCCGATCCCGAACTCGGGCTCCTGCAGACGCTGCCCAAGGTGATCCGCGCACGCTCCTTCTTCGGCCGGGCGATCCAGTTCTCCGCTTCCTATTATTCACCGATCTTTGCGCTGGGCGTGGCCCTGCTGCAGGGAGCCGAGGGGCCGTTCTGGGGGCACAACGCCATCACGCGCACACGCGCCTTCGCGCAGAGCTGCGGCTTGCCGGAGTTGCCGGGCAAGCCGCCCTTCGGCGGCCACGTCCTCAGCCACGACTATGTGGAGGCCGCGCTTCTGGCGCGCAATGGCTGGAAGGTCCGGCTCGATCCTGATCTGCGCGGCTCCTATGAGGAAGGGCCGGACAATGTGGTCGATTATGCGAAGCGCGACCGCCGCTGGTGCCAAGGCAACCTTCAGCACAGCCGGATCGTGCCGGCACCAGGCCTGAAGGGCTGGAACCGCTTCGTCTTCGTGCAGGGCATCATGGCCTATGTCTCCGCGCCGCTCTGGGCGCTGTTCCTGGCTGCCAGCATCGCGGCGCCGGCCATGCAGGTCATTCCCGATTATTTCCCCGTACCGGGGCTGCCGGTCTTTCCGCGCGTGGAGACGGCCAATGCGCTGGCACTCTTGACCGGCGTCGTCGGGCTCCTGCTCGGCCCCAAGCTCCTCATCCTCGTCGACGGAATGATGACGGGCCGCAACCGGCGTTTCGGTGGGACGCTCCGCGCCTTCTTGGGGGTCGTGACGGAGATCGTCTGCACGAGCGTGCTTGCGCCTGTCATGATGCTCTTCCAAACCCGCGCTGTGATCGAGATTCTTGCCGGAGCGGATGCCGGTTGGCCGGCAGCCAACCGCGAGGCCGGCCGTGTCAGCCTGACGGAAGCGTGGGCGGCGAGCTGGTGGATCGTGGTGGTCGGCCTGATCACGATCGGCACGGCCTACAGGCTCGCGCCCGAATATCTGCCCTTCGTCCTGCTTGTAGCCGCGCCGCAGGTGATGGCGCCGCTCATCATCAGCGTCACGTCCTGTGCGAGCGGTGCGCTCCTTCGCTCGCCGCTCGGTCTCTTCGGCACGATCGACGAGATCTCCCCTTCGCCGGTCATGCGCGAACAGCAGTCGGTCCTGTCGCGCTGGCGCGCCGATCCGGTGAAGATTCCCGCTTCCGCCTCCGGGGCGATCGAAGGCTCCGAATCCCGCAAGTCCGCCGAGATCGGGACCGGCCGATGA
- a CDS encoding lipoprotein, protein MKARTTFTLILLGLSVGLSACGRKGPLDTPYEAAVEARKEAERNDQPLPPEPQKPVEDRPFILDRLL, encoded by the coding sequence ATGAAAGCGCGGACAACGTTCACCCTTATCCTGCTCGGCTTGTCGGTCGGTCTCTCCGCCTGCGGCCGCAAGGGCCCGCTCGACACACCCTACGAGGCCGCGGTCGAGGCTCGGAAAGAGGCGGAGCGCAACGACCAGCCCCTGCCGCCCGAGCCGCAGAAGCCCGTCGAGGACCGCCCGTTCATCCTCGACCGGCTGCTTTGA
- a CDS encoding glucan biosynthesis protein, which translates to MDRRAFIIGGGALAGTTALLNSAAAFAQEQATPAAAAEAPQPFSFDLLTAAMKEKAGKEYEPVNETLPEVVTELTYDQHRAIRFRPDAAIWAGEAPFELQAFHPGWLFKQPVHLHVVENGAASRLHIGAEMFEYRKPLDPQTFQGMDFAGVAGFRLHYPLNTPDVMDELVSFLGASYFRALGRGSVYGISARGLAVNTATSAGEEFPIFTDFWIHKPDRREKSITVYAALDSASVTGAYAFKVTPGATTAMEVTARLFIRKDIQRLGIAPMTSMFLFSENNHHAFDDYRGEVHDSEGLKIVRASGEELWRNLNNPKELANSFFGETSLKAFGLFQRDRDFDHYQDAEANYQRRPSLLVEPLGDWGKGHINLVEIPTELEVNDNIVAFWMPEGDVKAGQELEYRYRLTWGSIEEATGQLARVSALRTGIGGTSGVENPEDLRKFVIDFEGEVLGNLSADSHVEASISVTRAEIVHSAVSRIEANGAWRLVVDLIPEGDAPVEMSGFLSLDGQRLSETWAYQWRRSDDQR; encoded by the coding sequence ATGGACAGACGCGCATTCATCATCGGCGGCGGGGCACTTGCGGGAACGACCGCGCTCCTGAACAGTGCCGCTGCTTTCGCCCAGGAGCAGGCCACCCCGGCTGCCGCTGCCGAGGCACCTCAGCCCTTCTCCTTCGACCTTCTGACGGCCGCCATGAAGGAGAAGGCGGGAAAGGAGTACGAGCCCGTCAACGAGACGCTCCCGGAGGTGGTGACGGAGCTTACCTATGACCAGCATCGGGCCATCCGTTTCCGTCCGGATGCGGCGATCTGGGCCGGCGAAGCGCCCTTCGAGTTGCAGGCCTTCCATCCCGGCTGGCTCTTCAAGCAGCCCGTGCACCTCCATGTCGTCGAAAACGGCGCCGCCTCCAGGCTCCATATCGGCGCGGAGATGTTCGAGTATCGCAAGCCGCTCGATCCGCAGACGTTCCAAGGGATGGACTTCGCGGGCGTGGCGGGTTTCCGCCTTCACTACCCGCTCAACACCCCGGATGTCATGGACGAGCTGGTGTCGTTCCTGGGCGCCAGCTATTTCCGCGCGCTCGGGCGCGGCAGTGTCTACGGGATCTCCGCGCGCGGGCTCGCCGTCAATACGGCGACCTCGGCGGGCGAGGAATTTCCGATATTCACGGATTTCTGGATCCACAAACCCGACCGCCGCGAAAAATCGATCACTGTCTATGCCGCGCTCGACAGCGCGAGCGTGACGGGCGCTTACGCCTTCAAGGTCACGCCGGGCGCAACCACCGCGATGGAGGTGACGGCGCGTCTCTTCATCCGCAAGGACATCCAGCGGCTCGGCATCGCACCGATGACCTCCATGTTCCTCTTCTCCGAGAACAATCACCATGCCTTTGACGACTATCGCGGCGAGGTGCACGACAGCGAAGGGCTGAAGATCGTGCGCGCCAGCGGCGAGGAGCTGTGGCGCAACCTGAACAACCCGAAGGAACTCGCCAATTCCTTCTTCGGGGAAACCAGCCTCAAGGCGTTCGGCCTGTTCCAGCGCGACCGCGATTTCGATCACTACCAGGACGCGGAGGCCAACTATCAGCGCCGGCCCTCCCTGTTGGTGGAGCCGCTCGGCGATTGGGGCAAGGGCCATATCAACCTCGTGGAAATCCCGACCGAACTCGAGGTGAACGACAATATCGTCGCCTTCTGGATGCCCGAGGGAGACGTGAAGGCCGGTCAGGAGCTCGAATACCGGTACCGGCTCACCTGGGGGTCGATCGAGGAGGCCACCGGGCAGCTCGCGCGGGTCTCCGCCCTGCGGACGGGCATAGGCGGCACATCGGGCGTGGAGAATCCCGAAGATCTCAGGAAATTCGTCATCGACTTCGAAGGCGAGGTACTCGGGAACCTTTCCGCCGATTCCCACGTTGAAGCGAGTATTTCGGTGACGAGGGCGGAAATCGTGCACAGCGCGGTATCTCGGATCGAGGCCAACGGGGCCTGGCGGCTGGTGGTCGACTTGATACCGGAAGGTGACGCGCCGGTCGAAATGAGTGGTTTTTTGAGTTTGGACGGCCAGAGATTGTCTGAAACGTGGGCGTATCAGTGGAGAAGAAGTGATGATCAGCGCTGA
- a CDS encoding TlpA disulfide reductase family protein: MPMMNRKFPAFGLVALSAVAGILAGVIALYVIERPNGNTGAGTADETACAAKSGLAAALDPAIGGEVAAMLPADPPQSLTTLRFNGPDGKQLTLADFSGKTLLVNLWATWCVPCRTEMPALDALEREMGSDRFEVVAVNVDRGGDEKPQAFLEETGIQALAHYRDNTVGVFNELKTRGLALGLPVTLLVDEDGCLLAHMNGPAEWASDDARKLIRAALSSAEG; the protein is encoded by the coding sequence ATGCCGATGATGAATAGGAAATTTCCAGCGTTCGGTCTGGTCGCGCTTTCGGCGGTCGCAGGCATTCTCGCCGGGGTCATCGCCCTATACGTGATCGAAAGGCCAAATGGCAACACGGGCGCAGGAACGGCCGATGAAACCGCCTGTGCTGCGAAGAGCGGCCTGGCGGCGGCGCTCGATCCCGCTATCGGCGGCGAGGTGGCGGCGATGCTGCCCGCCGATCCCCCGCAGTCGCTCACGACACTTCGGTTCAACGGGCCGGACGGCAAACAGCTCACCCTCGCGGATTTTTCGGGCAAGACGCTGCTCGTCAATCTCTGGGCCACCTGGTGCGTGCCGTGCCGCACCGAGATGCCGGCGCTCGATGCGCTGGAGCGCGAGATGGGTTCCGATCGCTTCGAGGTCGTGGCCGTCAATGTCGATCGCGGCGGCGACGAGAAGCCGCAGGCCTTTCTTGAGGAGACCGGCATCCAGGCACTTGCCCATTATAGGGACAATACCGTGGGCGTCTTCAACGAGCTGAAGACGCGCGGGTTGGCGCTTGGCCTGCCGGTCACGCTCCTGGTGGACGAGGATGGTTGCCTGCTCGCACATATGAACGGCCCCGCCGAATGGGCAAGCGACGACGCCAGGAAACTCATCCGGGCGGCGCTGTCTTCCGCCGAAGGTTGA
- the lysA gene encoding diaminopimelate decarboxylase — translation MNHFQYRDGVLHAEDVPVPQIAAAVGTPFYCYSTATLTRHYRVFSEALSGLDSLVCYAMKANSNQAVLKTLGELGAGADVVSEGELRRALAADIPARKILFSGVGKTAREMDFALAAGILCFNVESLPELELLSARAQALGLEAPISLRINPDVDAKTHKKISTGKSENKFGIPWKDAREAYTRAAELPGLKVTGIDMHIGSQITELEPFDQAFALLTELTETLRADGHTVEHVDLGGGLGVPYREDNEPPPLPDAYAEVVRRHVTRLGLKVVFEPGRLIVGNAGILVSEVLYVKEGDAKSFLVVDAAMNDLIRPTLYDAYHAIRPVREPAGDAARMKVDVVGPVCETGDFLALDRDLPTMKQGDLIAIGTAGAYGAVQASTYNSRLLVPEVLVNGNRFHVVRTRPSYEDLIGLDSLPDWL, via the coding sequence GTGAACCACTTCCAGTATCGTGACGGCGTGCTCCACGCCGAGGACGTGCCGGTGCCGCAGATTGCGGCGGCCGTGGGTACGCCTTTCTACTGCTATTCGACGGCCACGCTGACGCGGCACTATCGCGTGTTCTCCGAGGCGCTTTCGGGTCTGGATTCCCTCGTCTGCTACGCGATGAAGGCCAATTCCAACCAGGCGGTGCTGAAGACGCTCGGCGAGCTCGGCGCGGGCGCGGATGTGGTATCCGAAGGCGAGTTGCGCCGGGCGCTGGCCGCTGACATCCCCGCTAGGAAGATTCTGTTCTCCGGCGTCGGAAAGACGGCGCGGGAAATGGATTTCGCACTGGCGGCAGGCATTCTCTGCTTCAATGTGGAATCGCTGCCGGAGCTGGAGCTGCTCTCCGCCCGCGCGCAGGCACTGGGGCTGGAAGCGCCCATTTCGCTGCGCATCAACCCGGATGTCGACGCAAAGACGCACAAGAAGATCTCCACCGGCAAATCGGAGAACAAGTTCGGCATTCCCTGGAAGGATGCGCGCGAGGCCTACACACGCGCGGCCGAGCTTCCGGGGCTCAAGGTGACCGGCATCGACATGCATATCGGCAGCCAGATCACCGAGCTCGAGCCCTTCGACCAGGCGTTCGCGCTGCTGACCGAGCTCACCGAGACGCTGCGCGCCGACGGCCACACGGTCGAGCATGTGGACCTGGGCGGCGGGCTCGGCGTGCCCTATCGCGAGGACAACGAGCCGCCTCCCCTGCCCGATGCCTATGCCGAGGTGGTGCGCAGGCACGTCACGAGACTGGGGCTGAAGGTCGTCTTCGAACCCGGAAGGCTCATTGTCGGCAATGCCGGCATCCTCGTCTCGGAAGTCCTCTACGTGAAGGAGGGCGATGCGAAGAGCTTCCTCGTCGTCGACGCGGCGATGAACGATCTCATCCGGCCGACGCTTTACGACGCCTATCACGCGATCCGCCCCGTGCGCGAGCCGGCAGGAGACGCTGCCCGCATGAAGGTCGATGTGGTCGGCCCAGTCTGCGAAACCGGCGATTTCCTGGCGCTCGACCGCGACCTGCCGACGATGAAGCAGGGCGATCTCATTGCGATCGGCACGGCCGGTGCCTATGGCGCCGTCCAGGCGAGCACTTACAATTCGCGCCTTCTCGTGCCGGAGGTGCTGGTGAACGGTAACCGCTTCCACGTGGTGCGCACGCGGCCGAGCTATGAGGACTTGATCGGCCTCGACTCTCTGCCCGACTGGCTCTGA